Proteins encoded in a region of the Anguilla anguilla isolate fAngAng1 chromosome 10, fAngAng1.pri, whole genome shotgun sequence genome:
- the LOC118206934 gene encoding nuclear factor interleukin-3-regulated protein-like, whose translation MQSIKKEPPSDTSCSGEGILVLAGALQGPDVEAINRKLSNAAFGGKNSSSRRKREFIPDDSKDEQYWERRRKNNEAAKRSREKRRINDMVLENKMVALGEENASLKAELLSLKLRFGLVGSAAYAQEARTVSVVSMALRQDLAPAGGEQVSLFGDADPARAGGSCISVIRHSPLGARSPASEAAAAVAVRGGARGPAEAVKQELTETVRYPREPREGGSPYELYPNCMATPFSSGSSEPSPLLPLARSSSSSPGVADGDEGAAGKSSDREDEQRVPKGPLSFPADPKSVITSCAKVPDVSSSALPHKLRIKAKPVRVKMEAVDLDYDAQGKPLGNVTGKGSRQVAQRSESELTQSPLSPLSLQVADLQDWTHGPEHWHAGRLETLAGGYKNGPSPTGHLTDRRVVDLKEGSPTDTESENAYLKRGISQLSREVASLKRHITNRQVSVVESGQSASEHALLSKGCYAE comes from the coding sequence atgcaatcaatCAAGAAAGAACCACCTTCTGATACCTCCTGCAGTGGGGAGGGCATCCTGGTCCTAGCGGGGGCTTTACAGGGACCCGACGTGGAGGCGATTAACCGAAAACTGTCTAACGCAGCCTTCGGCGGCAAAAATTCCTCCAGTCGCCGGAAAAGGGAATTCATTCCGGATGATAGTAAGGATGAGCAGTACTGGGAGAGGAGACGGAAGAACAACGAGGCGGCCAAGCGATCGAGGGAGAAGAGGCGCATCAACGACATGGTCCTGGAGAACAAGATGGTCGCCCTGGGGGAGGAGAACGCCAGCCTCAAGGCCGAGCTGCTCTCCCTGAAGCTGAGGTTCGGATTGGTCGGCTCCGCGGCCTACGCCCAGGAGGCGCGGACCGTCTCCGTCGTTTCCATGGCCCTTCGCCAGGACCTCGCTCCGGCGGGCGGCGAGCAGGTCTCGCTCTTCGGGGACGCGGATCCTGCTCGCGCGGGGGGGAGCTGCATTTCCGTTATCAGGCACTCGCCGCTGGGCGCCCGCTCCCCTGCGTctgaggcggcggcggcggtggcggtccGGGGCGGCGCCCGCGGACCCGCGGAAGCCGTCAAACAGGAGCTGACGGAGACGGTTCGCTACCCAAGGGAGCCGAGGGAAGGAGGCAGTCCGTATGAACTCTACCCAAACTGCATGGCCACCCCTTTCTCAAGCGGCTCGTCTGAGCCCTCTCCCCTTTTGCCGTTAGCGAGGTCATCCAGCAGCTCCCCTGGAGTCGCGGACGGGGACGAAGGGGCCGCGGGCAAGTCCTCAGACAGGGAAGACGAGCAGCGGGTGCCGAAGGGCCCCCTTTCCTTTCCAGCGGACCCCAAGAGCgtcatcacttcctgtgccaAGGTGCCGGACGTCAGCTCCTCCGCCCTGCCTCACAAACTCAGGATCAAAGCCAAGCCCGTCCGGGTCAAAATGGAGGCCGTCGACCTCGACTACGATGCCCAGGGGAAGCCGCTGGGAAACGTGACCGGGAAAGGTTCCCGCCAAGTGGCACAGCGCTCGGAGTCCGAATTAACTCAGTCCCCCCTTAGCCCGCTGTCCCTTCAGGTGGCCGATCTTCAGGACTGGACCCACGGACCCGAGCACTGGCACGCAGGCCGCCTGGAAACGTTAGCGGGTGGCTATAAGAACGGCCCCAGCCCAACGGGCCACCTGACAGACAGACGTGTCGTTGACCTGAAAGAAGGCTCTCCCACCGACACGGAGTCTGAGAATGCGTATCTGAAACGAGGTATTTCCCAGCTTTCGCGGGAAGTCGCATCTCTGAAGAGACATATTACGAATCGGCAAGTGTCTGTGGTGGAATCGGGCCAAAGCGCTTCTGAACATGCCTTGCTGTCGAAAGGCTGCTACGCGGAATGA